The following proteins come from a genomic window of Malus sylvestris chromosome 4, drMalSylv7.2, whole genome shotgun sequence:
- the LOC126619683 gene encoding uncharacterized protein LOC126619683 isoform X1, translated as MEKLKNSTILTTCLFLFLLAKPCFSKVGGSDLMDTDVYEIDYRGPETHSSVPPPHHYHGKKPKPLIHKENAMATPKPESIKAAKMGRKVKKVHE; from the exons ATGGAGAAGCTTAAGAACTCTACAATCTTAACCACCTGCctttttctcttcctccttgCCAAACCTTGCTTTTCTAAAG TAGGTGGATCGGATTTGATGGATACTGACGTTTATGAGATTGATTATAGAGGTCCGGAGACACACTCATCAGTTCCACCGCCTCATCATTATCATGGGAAGAAGCCTAAGCCATTGATTCACAAAGAAAACGCCATGGCAACCCCAAAACCTGAGAGCATTAAAGCTGCTAAGATGGGAAGAAAG GTGAAGAAAGTACATGAATGA
- the LOC126619683 gene encoding uncharacterized protein LOC126619683 isoform X2: protein MEKLKNSTILTTCLFLFLLAKPCFSKGGSDLMDTDVYEIDYRGPETHSSVPPPHHYHGKKPKPLIHKENAMATPKPESIKAAKMGRKVKKVHE from the exons ATGGAGAAGCTTAAGAACTCTACAATCTTAACCACCTGCctttttctcttcctccttgCCAAACCTTGCTTTTCTAAAG GTGGATCGGATTTGATGGATACTGACGTTTATGAGATTGATTATAGAGGTCCGGAGACACACTCATCAGTTCCACCGCCTCATCATTATCATGGGAAGAAGCCTAAGCCATTGATTCACAAAGAAAACGCCATGGCAACCCCAAAACCTGAGAGCATTAAAGCTGCTAAGATGGGAAGAAAG GTGAAGAAAGTACATGAATGA
- the LOC126619190 gene encoding cell number regulator 8-like, whose translation MATNNRESNVQEESSPLLSKQFEENQKDAEKPAKASPEKSPTDVGHVNGGGNGCVWTADGLPLGHGSVMGEPMGRAQWDSSILACLGRNDEFCSSDLEVCLLGSVAPCVLYGSNAERLGSAPGTFANHCLPYSALYLIGNAFFGWNCLAPWFSYPRRTAIRRKFNLEGSCEALNRSCGCCGSFMDDELQQEQCETACDFATHVFCHPCALCQEGREIRRRLPHPGFNAQPVLVMIPPGEQAMGRGA comes from the exons ATGGCGACCAACAACAGGGAGAGCAATGTCCAGGAGGAATCGAGCCCTCTTCTGAGCAAGCAATTCGAGGAGAACCAGAAGGATGCTGAGAAGCCCGCCAAGGCCTCGCCGGAGAAATCGCCGACGGATGTGGGGCATGTGAATGGAGGTGGTAATGGGTGCGTGTGGACCGCCGATGGGCTGCCCTTGGGGCACGGGAGCGTGATGGGTGAGCCTATGGGTCGGGCTCAGTGGGACTCCAGCATCCTTGCTTGTCTTGGGCGTAATGATGAGTTCTGTAGCAGCGATCTCGAAGTTT GTCTTCTTGGAAGTGTGGCTCCTTGTGTGTTGTATGGAAGCAATGCTGAGAGACTTGGATCTGCTCCTGGGACGTTTGCAAATCACTGTTTGCCATACTCTGCTCTTTATCTGATTGGGAACGCCTTTTTTGGTTGGAACTGCCTTGCACCGTGGTTTTCATATCCTAGGCGTACTGCCATCCGCCGCAAATTCAACCTAGAG GGCAGTTGTGAGGCACTTAATAGGTCTTGTGGGTGCTGTGGTAGCTTTATGGATGATGAGCTACAACAGGAACAATGTGAGACTGCCTGTGATTTTGCAACACACGTGTTCTGTCATCCATGTGCTCTATGCCAGGAAGGTCGTGAGATCCGTCGCAGGCTGCCACATCCTGGTTTCAATGCTCAGCCAGTTCTGGTTATGATTCCTCCTGGGGAGCAGGCCATGGGCCGTGGAGCTTGA